A window of Hyperolius riggenbachi isolate aHypRig1 chromosome 1, aHypRig1.pri, whole genome shotgun sequence contains these coding sequences:
- the LOC137560641 gene encoding acyl-coenzyme A amino acid N-acyltransferase 2-like produces MVLLTISPEVALADEQVKIRAWGLPPQQIITIRAWLKDERGKFFYSRAFYRSDEEGKVDLDHTPATGGDFHGVHPMGLFWALRCTTPFFRLIKRDVMESPFEIHLEVYCHLEMNVMPECSPEASTCLRRWYVAPGVQRVQVRKGRVRGALFLPPGDGPFRGVIDLFGGFGGLVEFRSSLLASRGFAALALAYFAYEDLPETYNSLDLTYFEEAIHFLSNHPKVSRGGVGLLGLSKGGEVALAMASYLPQVAATICINGTVAASGNTNYGDIFLPGISPMSERILFAHNGSYYAFYTYGDPTNPENEANMLPIEKATGPVLFLIGEKDKNYASLYFAKIAAARAEKHGKKDVYIECYPGAGHLLEPPCSPFCPEFRAASVAIPVMRGGELIAHCQAQEICWAKTQDFLRDNIPCSRENKL; encoded by the exons ATGGTTCTTCTGACCATCTCACCGGAGGTTGCCTTAGCAGATGAACAAGTGAAGATCAGAGCATGGGGACTCCCCCCACAACAGATCATTACCATCAGAGCTTGGCTGAAAGACGAGAGAGGAAAGTTCTTCTACTCCCGAGCCTTCTACAGGAGTGATGAAGAGGGCAAGGTAGATCTGGATCATACACCAGCCACCGGTGGAGACTTCCATGGTGTTCATCCAATGGGACTCTTCTGGGCCCTAAGATGTACGACTCCATTCTTTAGGTTAATAAAGCGTGACGTCATGGAAAGTCCCTTTGAAATCCACCTAGAAGTCTACTGTCATCTAGAGATGAATGTGATGCCGGAGTGTTCCCCTGAAGCTAGCACTTGTCTGAGAAGATGGTATGTGGCCCCCGGGGTCCAGAGAGTCCAAGTTAGAAAAGGACGAGTCCGAGGAGCTCTCTTCCTTCCTCCCG GTGATGGCCCATTCCGAGGAGTCATCGATCTGTTTGGGGGTTTTGGAGGCCTTGTAGAGTTTCGAAGCAGCCTTCTGGCCAGTCGTGGGTTTGCAGCTCTGGCTTTGGCTTATTTTGCTTATGAAGATTTGCCAGAGACCTATAATAGTCTAGATCTAACATATTTTGAAGAAGCTATTCATTTTTTAAGCAATCATCCAAAA GTCTCCAGAGGTGGAGTTGGATTACTTGGATTGAGCAAAGGAGGTGAAGTAGCGTTGGCCATGGCATCTTATCTGCCCCAGGTGGCAGCAACTATCTGCATCAATGGAACTGTAGCAGCCTCTGGTAATACCAACTACGGAGACATCTTCCTCCCCGGAATCTCCCCGATGAGTGAGAGGATTCTGTTTGCTCACAATGGAAGTTACTATGCTTTTTACACATATGGAGACCCGACAAATCCAGAAAACGAGGCTAACATGCTTCCTATAGAGAAGGCAACAGGTCCCGTCCTCTTCCTGATTGGAGAAAAAGATAAGAACTATGCCAGCTTATATTTCGCCAAGATAGCAGCAGCCAGAGCAGAAAAGCATGGGAAGAAGGATGTCTACATAGAATGTTACCCTGGAGCTGGACACCTCCTAgagccaccctgttccccattctGCCCTGAGTTTCGAGCTGCTTCAGTTGCAATTCCCGTGATGAGGGGAGGGGAGCTCATAGCACACTGCCAAGCTCAGGAGATCTGCTGGGCAAAAACACAAGACTTCCTGCGTGATAATATTCCATGTTCTAGGGAAAATAAGTTATGA